Below is a genomic region from Flavobacterium ginsengisoli.
TTTGTTTCCATAATTTTTTTATTTGTTGTTATTGTTTTTTGTTTTAGGTCTAAAACTGTTGAGAAATCGCAATAGAAATCTGGCTGATTTATATTGATTTACAAATAGTTATATAAATTTCGATTATTTTAACCTAATCAAAAAATAAAATCTGTTATAAATCAGTAAAATCTGCGTAAAACTAAAAGTTCTTAAAATTTTAAAATCTCAGAAGCTTAGAATCTTAGTGTCTTAGCATCTTTCAAAAGAATAATATTCCTCATCAGTAACACTGTCCAGCCATGTTCCAGAACCTTTGTCTACCTCTGTAACAATGGTAATATGGGAATACTTTGTTTTTGGAGTTGCTCCGTACCAGTGTTCTACTCCAGGTAAAACTGTGATTACTTTTCCTTTTTCGATAAGATTAATTTGTCCGCCACGTTCTTGGTAATATCCCATTCCATCGGTTACAATGATTAATTGCAGACTTGCATTACTGTGCCAATTACTTCTTGCTCCGGGTTCAAAAGAAATATCTTTAATTACAGTATTTTCAGGATGAATTTCGCTTGTCTGCTTTTTATATGACACTTCGCCTGTCATATAAGTATTTGGAATTTTACCTTCTTCGATTACAGCAGTGAAATGTGTCGACATAATTTCGTTGTTTTTAGGTTAATAATTAATTTTAAATTCTTATAAGCTTATTTGAATGAAATAATCAGTACATCGAATCTCTTTTCAGAAAGAGATTTTAATTTTAATTAATACTTTAAAAAATTTATATTTTTCTATTATCAAAATTTAAAACTAAATGCAAAGCGGAGCATGCTTTTGTGAAGTGTTATTTAGTCATTAAAAAAACTGATACAAAGATTCGTTGTTTATTTCAGGGCAAATGTAGAACAATACTACAATGCTGAAATAACAATATTCAAACAAAAAATTAAGAAATTGAAACAATTTACATTCGAAGCGATTTCGGAACCGTTCCTGTAAGTCTTTTAAAATAATTATTGAAATAACTCGGATACTCAAATCCAAGCGAATACCCAATATCCGAAATACTCCAGTCTGTGTGCTTGCAGACAAAGCTTTTGCTTCATTGATAACTCTTTCGGTAATATGAGCTGTAGTCGGTTTTCCTGTAATTTCTTTTACAGAACGATTTAAATGATTTACATGCACAGAAAGGCTTTGTGCATAATCTTGAGGCGTTTTTAAAGCTAAAGGCTGGTTTTTAGTCTCAATTGGAAACTGTCTTTCCAGCAATTCTAAAAATAAAGAAGTAATTCTTGAAGAGGCGTTTTTATGTTTGAAAAAACTCTCTGAAGGCTGCATTTTCATTGATTCATGAATAATCAAATTGACATAACTGCGCATTAAATCGTCTTTGAAAGCATAATCGGTTTCGTATTCTTCGATCATTTTTTGAAATAACGAATCGATAAACACTTTTTGTTCAGGAGTTAAAGTAAAGATCGGTGTTCCTCCTATTTTAAATAGAGGCGATTCTTGAAGAGTTTCTGAACGGTCTTTTGTTTTAAAAAATTCCTCAGTAAAAACGCAGGCATAACCTTCAAATTTCTCAGAAACCGTTTCCCAAGAATATGGAATAATCGGATTGCCGAAAAACAGAATCGTCCCGTCTGTTTCTATTCCGCGGTCAGCATACTGTATAATGCTTTTACTAGTGTTGATACAGATTTTATAAAAGTCTCTTCGGCTATAAACGGGAACTTTACTGAAATCTCCATTTATAGGATACACTTTAAATCCCTTCATTTTTAAATCTGAAGTAAAATCGCAATTCTGAGTTTCTGTCTGATTATTCATTTTGCAAAGTTATGAAAATCAAACATTATTCTTTTGTTAATTTTTTGTTTCAGGTTTAAAGTTTTAGGTTTTCGGGTTTAACCGCAAAGAGCGCGAAGAATTACGCAATCCCGATAGCTATCGGGAGCTAAGTTTTTAGTTTTGAGAAAGAAATAGCTCGCAAAGTCGCTAAGACGCAAAATTCTTTTTGAATTGCCTCCAGCTTTAGCTGGAGGTTTAAAAGAGACAAGCATAGAAAAGGCTTTAGCCAAACCGAGAACTGTTTGGCTAAAGCCCTGATAACATTACAATCATTTCACATCCAGCTAAAGCTGGATGCAATTCATTTATAACTATTTTAAAAAGAGCCTTTGCGTCTTAGCAACTTTGCTAAATTTTATTTTTTAGCGTCCTTTGCGCAAATCTTAGCGTACCTTGCGGTTAAAAAAACTAATTATTTAAACTCGCTGATCGCAATCCTTTTCCAGAAGCAGATAAAACAACTTCCTTCACATTTTCATCTTTCTGAATTATGATTTGAGCATAACCATTAAAAAGCTTTCTTTTCCAAGATTCCGCTGGTGTTATTACTTGAATAATTCCTGGATCGGTATTCATAACATCCCAGTCTTTTACTTTCTGTAATGGTGTCGCTGCAATGTGAATCGTGTTTTTGCCTTCTTTTAAAATAGATGCATTTAGAATATATTTTTGCAAATCTTCTTTGTTTGATTCTACTTTATTTCCATTTACAAAAACTACCGTTTCTACTCCTATTTTTTTATAAAAGAAACATACCACATTTGAAACTGAATTATTTTTCAAATCAAATTCTCCTTTATAAATATAGGATGGTGCTTGTTTTTTATAATCTCGATCTTTAAAAGCTTCTGTCCATTCTTTCTCTAAATAACTTGGCAATTGCTGTGGCAAAGTTGCATTTGCTTCTTCTCTTTCCTTAAAATTATTTATAGCAACCAAACTAATGTCATCAATAAACTGATCGCTTTCTAATGAAGTTGGATCGCCATTTCCAACTCCTAAAATTTTTCCGCCTTTTATCGAAAATGTGATTTCGTCATTTGCAGTTGGAACATGCAAACCATTTTTATCAGTCGTTTCAACCGTTACAACAGAAACATTTCCTTTTAAAACATTTTCTTTATCTAATGACAATTTGATGTTTTCTGCTTTTCCCGTTGTTTTTTGAACTTCAGAAAGTACTTTTTTACCGTCTTTATATCCAACAGCTTCCAAAGTTCCGGGAGTATAATTTACTTTCCATTCTAAATGGCTATTTTGTTCCATTTTCTTTTTTCCTAAACTCTTTTTGTTTAGAAAAAGCTCTACTTCATCGCAATTCGAATACGCCCAAACATCGATTTCTTTGCCTTCCATTCCGCTCCAATTCCAATGCGGAAGCAAGTGCAGAACTGGTTCTTTTCCCCACCACGATTTTAAGTAAAAAACATTGTCTTTCGGGAAACCGCAAACATCCATCATCCCAAAATAAGAAGTTACAGATGGCCAACCATAAGGCGTTGGTTCTCCGCGATAATCAAAACCTGTCCAAATAAACATTCCTGCCAAATAAGGTCTTTCTGCATAGAATTTCCAACCTTCTTCTATACTGTAAAAAGTTGGTCTTGGTTTTTTATCATAAGCACTTTGATAATGTTTGGCATCATCTGTAAAGTAAATTCCTCGTGTTGC
It encodes:
- a CDS encoding cupin domain-containing protein, giving the protein MSTHFTAVIEEGKIPNTYMTGEVSYKKQTSEIHPENTVIKDISFEPGARSNWHSNASLQLIIVTDGMGYYQERGGQINLIEKGKVITVLPGVEHWYGATPKTKYSHITIVTEVDKGSGTWLDSVTDEEYYSFERC